TTCGAATGTTCAAAGTCTTAATACACATTTAGTTTGCAATCCTCAGAATCTGTTGACTTGATTAGGGACTCATTGGGAGCTTCTCAGGTGGGACAAGGTAGCTACATTGTTTGTTCAGTGCTGGAGATGGACTTACACAAGCAAAGATTGATGAAGGCTGCTTCTGTTTATACTTCTTTAACTTGACACCAAACAAGAATGACCTTAGTGGAATCCTGGGCTTTctaggtgatgatgatgatgatgaagtgtTCTTTCTCAGAGATCTTGTAGCTGCTGCATTCGACATCCCAAGACCCTCTTCTAGTTTGCAGACAACTCTCTCCACGTCGATTCTCAGAGTTTGTGCACGCTCAAGCCCACCTTGAAGTTCGTTAGAAACCCTTTTGTTCTCCTGTTTCATGTTGAGTATCTCTCCATGGAACTTTGCAGCCTGGTAACCACTTATCTCTGTATCGTTCACTTTAGTACCACCACCTGATTGAGACGTCATCCTTGAAACTTCATCTTTAATATTGCAAAGTGTTTCATACCTCCCCTCGAGCTCGTCTCTAAGGACAGCACTATTCTCTAGCCAAAGCTGCAGCTCTGTACGAATCTCTCTGAGGTGTCTATATATAGGCTTTGCCTCTGATGCATTACTACTGAGTTTAGACAGCTCAGCTTTCAGGTCATGAACTGCTGTCTGGTACTTTTGAATCTGGTGAACAGATGTGCTAAACCTCAACCAGAACTCGATGTTCTCCTCTAGCACCGCATCTATCTCTCCACGCACTTTGTCTTCCACAGTTGGAATCTTCTTTCTTGGAGTTTCATCAGTAACTTCAAACTTCACCTTAACCTCCTCTTCCTTTGCTCTTTGTGGTGTTCTCTTCACCTCTCCTCCTTGCTGATGATGTGGTGCCATGGAGATTGAAGAGTTAGAGCTATGAGAAACACTCATACTTTTTGCAGAATCCTTGCCGGGCGTTGCAGGTTTCTGACGTAAGAAATGAAACTCAGAGTCTTCGCAAGAAACAGCATTCTTGAGCTCTCTCAGCTGCAATGCTAGCTCAAAGAAGCCGTCACGGTTCTTCTTCTCAACTTCACTTAACTTTCTCTTTACTTCTCTATAGTCCTTTAACACCGAAGTGTATTCATCTAATAGAACCTTCTCTCTATCCTCCACGCCGTCTTCAGGTAACAGCTGCCTCCAGTTTCTCctctcctcatcttcttctcctccctCTGTGCCGAAACAAGTGCTTTCTGTTTCTGagtctttcgtctcttctttctcttcttgcaCAGTCTCTTGAATGGCCTCTTTAATCTCATCTTCATTCTTTATCTCTGTGTCTTCTGAATCCTTAGAAGGCTCTTCTTCCATTTTGACTTCCTGTAACTTTCCGGATAAGTGTTTAGCTGTGCCATTAGCATCAACCAAATGCTTCTGAAGATCATTGTTCTGCTCTTCTACTCTTTG
This genomic interval from Brassica napus cultivar Da-Ae chromosome A6, Da-Ae, whole genome shotgun sequence contains the following:
- the LOC106349718 gene encoding protein NETWORKED 2B-like, producing MLQRAASNAYSWWWASHIRTKQSKWLEHNLQDMEEKVHYTLKIINEDGDTFAIRAEMYYRKRPEIVNFVEEAFRSYRALAERYDHLSTELQSANHMIATAFPEHVPFPLDDDDDDDDDNPEKPPKPLHLIPSGANIPEVPEIPKKEFKSQSLMLRKGPGDIKTSASSCVLVSSGLSKEEALEEIDKIHKGILVLQTEKEFVRSSYEQAYERYWSLEDEVTEMQKRVVSLQDEFGVGAEIEDGEAKTLVASTALTSCKETIAKLEERQKRFAEDAETEKERIVSATERFEALRNKFEMVKVTNQEATKTGQESKKESREVELSENLTNEEFAEKIDELVDKVVSLETTASSHTALVKTLRSDTDELHEHIRCVEEDKASLVSDSIDMKRRVTALEDELSKVRDLFQRVEEQNNDLQKHLVDANGTAKHLSGKLQEVKMEEEPSKDSEDTEIKNEDEIKEAIQETVQEEKEETKDSETESTCFGTEGGEEDEERRNWRQLLPEDGVEDREKVLLDEYTSVLKDYREVKRKLSEVEKKNRDGFFELALQLRELKNAVSCEDSEFHFLRQKPATPGKDSAKSMSVSHSSNSSISMAPHHQQGGEVKRTPQRAKEEEVKVKFEVTDETPRKKIPTVEDKVRGEIDAVLEENIEFWLRFSTSVHQIQKYQTAVHDLKAELSKLSSNASEAKPIYRHLREIRTELQLWLENSAVLRDELEGRYETLCNIKDEVSRMTSQSGGGTKVNDTEISGYQAAKFHGEILNMKQENKRVSNELQGGLERAQTLRIDVERVVCKLEEGLGMSNAAATRSLRKNTSSSSSSPRKPRIPLRSFLFGVKLKKYKQKQPSSIFACVSPSPALNKQCSYLVPPEKLPMSP